The Caulifigura coniformis genome includes a region encoding these proteins:
- a CDS encoding PAS domain S-box protein produces MPESLEPRPERSVDRQFAPQARILVVDDNRANRLALAAMLEELDRPLIEANSGLEALAKAESDDFSVILLDVRMPGLDGFETARRIRLLPRHQRTPIIFLTAQETDREQVEAGYALGAVDFLQKPLLAFVLREKVRRLAEIDEEKRSTRDEAEQLRMLVQGARDHAIFMLDPQGLVATWNPGAQRLKGYSADEIIGQHFSRFYQDADIQRGWPARELEIARAEGRLEDEGWRLRKDGSRFWANVVITPLYDDAGTFRGFSKITRDLTARKMAEENERRLLAEQTARRVAEEDARVLQEQKERLRVTLASIGDAVISTDAGCRVEFLNPVAEKLLGWTNAEAVGQPLVNVFRIIDEWTREPAENPAQRALADGTIVSLANYTILVAKDGAERRIDDSAAPIRDADGGVIGCVLVFRDVDEQRQTERYRNTRLAITQFLNQSPSIDVACAGTLERICDDLNWEAGFFWAPNGDPGLLRCRYSWRHTDGDIHEFENASRGAAFEPGESLPGSVWQSGQPAWIHEISDDPGFVRRAAAINAGLRSSFACPIRSRDRTIAVIEFFSRRSRPKDANLLEVIGTIAGTLGQFIERIEAENQLRESQARLQAVLDHAPAMIYLVDADDRFLLINRRWRDVLGLTNEQVAGRKLDEFFPPEIVEQFSANNRKVLATEQPAEFEESVIQDGRLRTYISIKAPFRYGAAQSLAVCGISTDITERKQAEESLRQADRLKDEFLATLAHELRNPLAPIRNSLQLLKIADLDLETGVWAREVIERQVDHLVRLVDDLLDVSRVTRGKIGLRPQPIELGDVIASAVETVQPLIALQHHRLAVEIASGSLKVNADPTRMTQVFGNLLTNAAKYTDESGEISVDVREVVGQAVVTVRDNGIGIAPDVLPHVFDLFVQAQNPSTKAQGGLGVGLTLVKNLVELHGGSVAARSAGLGQGSEFVVMLPLMSATDIAAVSLVDAQPVPRRTASRLRILVVDDNLDAATTLATLLQRQGHDVGVAHDGLAALDIVASDPPDLVFLDIGMPAMDGHEVAARIRSTPGLEKVVLVALTGWGQEGDRRRTRDAGFDHHFVKPPEPRAVETLIDELAARRGG; encoded by the coding sequence ATGCCCGAGTCGCTTGAACCCCGTCCAGAAAGGTCGGTCGATCGACAATTCGCACCGCAGGCCAGGATCCTCGTTGTCGACGACAACCGCGCCAATCGCCTGGCTCTCGCCGCGATGCTGGAAGAACTCGACCGCCCGCTCATCGAGGCGAACTCTGGTCTGGAGGCCCTCGCCAAGGCCGAATCCGACGACTTCTCCGTCATCCTGCTCGATGTCCGAATGCCCGGGCTTGATGGCTTCGAGACGGCGAGGAGGATCCGCCTGTTGCCCCGGCACCAGCGCACGCCGATCATTTTTCTGACCGCCCAGGAGACCGACCGCGAACAGGTGGAAGCGGGATATGCGCTGGGCGCCGTCGATTTCCTTCAGAAGCCGCTGCTGGCATTCGTCCTCCGCGAGAAAGTCCGGCGGCTCGCGGAAATCGACGAAGAGAAACGGAGCACGAGAGACGAGGCGGAGCAGTTACGGATGCTCGTGCAGGGCGCGCGGGACCACGCGATCTTCATGCTCGATCCCCAGGGACTCGTCGCGACGTGGAACCCGGGGGCGCAGCGTCTGAAAGGCTACTCTGCGGACGAAATCATCGGGCAGCATTTCTCCCGCTTCTACCAGGACGCGGACATTCAGAGAGGATGGCCGGCACGGGAACTGGAAATAGCGCGGGCCGAAGGACGCCTCGAAGACGAAGGCTGGCGTCTGCGTAAGGACGGCAGCCGCTTCTGGGCCAACGTCGTGATCACGCCGCTCTACGACGACGCCGGAACGTTTCGCGGGTTCTCCAAGATCACGCGCGACCTGACCGCGCGCAAGATGGCCGAGGAAAACGAACGCCGGCTCCTGGCCGAGCAGACGGCGCGGCGCGTCGCGGAAGAGGACGCCCGCGTGCTCCAGGAGCAGAAAGAACGACTGCGCGTCACGCTTGCCAGCATCGGCGATGCCGTGATCAGCACGGACGCCGGTTGCCGCGTCGAGTTCCTCAATCCCGTCGCCGAGAAACTGCTGGGATGGACAAACGCGGAGGCCGTCGGCCAGCCATTGGTCAATGTCTTCCGGATTATCGATGAGTGGACGCGCGAGCCGGCCGAGAATCCCGCACAGCGCGCCCTGGCCGATGGAACGATCGTCAGCCTCGCCAACTACACGATCCTCGTCGCGAAGGACGGGGCCGAGCGTCGAATCGATGATTCGGCCGCCCCGATTCGCGATGCCGACGGCGGCGTCATCGGCTGTGTGCTGGTCTTCCGTGACGTGGATGAGCAACGCCAGACGGAGCGCTACCGGAATACCCGCCTGGCCATCACGCAGTTCCTGAACCAGTCCCCCTCGATCGACGTCGCCTGCGCCGGCACGCTGGAGCGGATCTGCGACGACTTGAACTGGGAGGCCGGATTCTTCTGGGCCCCCAATGGAGATCCGGGACTTCTCCGCTGCCGTTACAGCTGGCGCCACACGGACGGCGACATTCACGAGTTCGAGAACGCAAGCCGCGGCGCCGCGTTCGAACCGGGAGAAAGCCTGCCGGGGAGCGTCTGGCAATCGGGGCAGCCTGCCTGGATCCATGAAATCAGTGACGATCCGGGTTTCGTCCGACGTGCGGCCGCGATCAACGCTGGCCTGCGAAGCAGCTTCGCCTGTCCGATCCGCTCTAGGGATCGCACGATCGCCGTCATTGAATTCTTCTCCAGACGCTCGCGGCCGAAGGATGCCAACCTGCTCGAAGTGATCGGGACTATCGCGGGCACTCTCGGCCAGTTCATTGAACGAATTGAAGCCGAAAATCAGTTGCGGGAAAGTCAGGCCCGCCTGCAGGCCGTTCTCGACCATGCGCCTGCGATGATCTACCTCGTCGATGCTGACGACCGGTTCCTGCTCATCAATCGCCGGTGGCGCGATGTCCTGGGACTGACGAACGAGCAGGTGGCGGGCCGCAAGCTGGATGAGTTCTTTCCCCCGGAGATCGTCGAACAGTTTTCCGCCAACAACCGGAAGGTCCTCGCGACTGAACAACCCGCCGAGTTTGAAGAGTCGGTAATTCAGGACGGCAGGCTGCGGACGTATATCTCGATCAAGGCCCCGTTCCGTTATGGCGCCGCCCAGTCGCTCGCGGTATGTGGCATCTCGACCGACATCACGGAACGGAAGCAGGCGGAGGAATCGCTCCGGCAGGCCGATCGACTGAAAGACGAATTTCTGGCGACGCTCGCACACGAACTGCGGAATCCCCTGGCCCCGATTCGAAACTCACTGCAGCTTCTCAAGATTGCCGACCTCGACCTTGAGACCGGAGTCTGGGCCCGCGAAGTGATCGAGCGACAGGTCGACCACCTGGTTCGCCTCGTTGACGATCTGCTCGACGTGTCCCGCGTCACGCGCGGAAAGATCGGGCTCAGGCCGCAGCCGATCGAACTCGGCGACGTCATCGCGAGCGCGGTGGAGACGGTCCAGCCCCTGATCGCTTTACAGCACCACCGACTGGCGGTTGAGATCGCTTCCGGATCTCTCAAAGTGAACGCTGATCCGACGCGGATGACGCAGGTCTTCGGCAACCTGCTGACGAACGCGGCCAAGTACACAGACGAGAGCGGCGAGATCTCCGTCGACGTGCGGGAGGTCGTGGGACAGGCGGTGGTCACCGTCCGCGACAACGGCATTGGAATCGCGCCGGATGTCCTGCCACATGTCTTTGACCTGTTCGTCCAGGCGCAGAATCCGTCCACGAAGGCCCAGGGAGGGTTGGGGGTCGGGCTGACGCTCGTGAAGAACCTGGTGGAGCTGCACGGCGGCAGCGTCGCCGCCCGTAGCGCCGGGCTTGGGCAGGGCTCAGAATTCGTCGTGATGCTGCCGCTCATGTCGGCGACCGATATTGCCGCGGTTTCGCTGGTGGACGCCCAACCTGTTCCCAGGCGGACTGCTTCGCGACTCCGGATTCTTGTCGTTGACGACAACCTCGATGCGGCGACGACCCTGGCGACCTTGCTGCAGAGGCAGGGGCATGATGTCGGGGTGGCGCATGATGGTCTCGCGGCTCTGGACATCGTCGCGAGCGACCCGCCCGACCTGGTATTTCTGGATATCGGCATGCCCGCGATGGACGGCCACGAAGTGGCCGCGCGTATCCGCAGCACCCCGGGGCTCGAGAAAGTGGTCCTCGTGGCCCTGACCGGCTGGGGCCAGGAAGGGGACCGCCGCCGAACGCGGGACGCAGGCTTCGACCACCACTTCGTGAAACCCCCGGAGCCGCGGGCCGTCGAAACCCTGATCGATGAACTCGCCGCCCGCCGCGGTGGATGA
- a CDS encoding 6-phosphofructokinase, with protein MKVALLTGGGDCPALNAVIRAVVRTIENAGGETIGFLEGWRGAIEGNFTPLKACETDEILPKGGTILGSSRTNPYKDPALVEKILSNFKELGLDALVAIGGDDTLGVASKLYSDYKFNTIGVPKTIDNDLSSTDFTFGFDTCLNTVMDAVDKLRTTAESHRRVMVVECMGRHAGWITAFSGIANSADAFMVPERPTLLDDVCELLKRRREAGKKYGMVLVSEGATINYKDANGNVKTVDLSQTGKKDDFGHIQLGGIGKQVADLIKSKTGIETREVVLGHLQRGGSPSAYDRVLGTRLGIHAGRLALKKDFGKMVALRGLKIVAVPLAEAVGQMRTLPEEFLDEASEFLR; from the coding sequence ATGAAAGTTGCGTTGTTGACCGGCGGCGGCGATTGTCCGGCTTTGAATGCGGTGATCCGTGCAGTGGTTCGGACGATCGAGAACGCCGGCGGCGAGACGATCGGCTTTCTGGAAGGCTGGCGCGGGGCGATCGAAGGCAACTTCACCCCGCTGAAGGCCTGCGAGACGGACGAGATCCTGCCCAAGGGGGGGACGATCCTCGGCTCGTCGCGGACGAATCCTTACAAGGATCCTGCGCTGGTCGAAAAGATCCTCTCCAACTTCAAGGAACTCGGCCTCGATGCCCTGGTGGCCATCGGCGGCGACGACACCCTGGGCGTCGCGAGCAAGCTGTACAGCGACTACAAGTTCAACACCATCGGCGTTCCGAAGACGATCGACAACGATCTTTCGAGCACGGACTTCACGTTCGGTTTCGACACGTGCCTGAACACGGTGATGGACGCCGTGGACAAGCTCCGCACGACGGCCGAATCGCACCGCCGCGTGATGGTGGTCGAGTGCATGGGCCGTCACGCCGGCTGGATCACGGCGTTCTCCGGCATCGCCAACTCGGCTGACGCCTTTATGGTTCCGGAGCGGCCGACGCTGCTGGACGATGTGTGCGAGCTGCTGAAGCGCCGCCGCGAAGCGGGCAAGAAGTATGGGATGGTGCTCGTCAGCGAAGGGGCGACCATCAACTACAAGGATGCGAACGGCAACGTCAAGACGGTCGACCTCAGCCAGACCGGCAAGAAGGACGACTTCGGGCACATCCAGCTGGGTGGCATCGGCAAGCAGGTCGCCGACCTGATCAAGTCGAAGACCGGCATCGAAACCCGCGAAGTGGTGCTGGGACACCTGCAGCGCGGCGGTTCGCCGAGCGCCTACGACCGTGTCCTCGGGACGCGGCTGGGCATCCACGCTGGCCGGCTGGCCCTGAAGAAGGACTTCGGCAAGATGGTCGCGCTTCGCGGCCTGAAGATCGTTGCCGTGCCTTTGGCGGAAGCCGTCGGCCAGATGCGGACGCTGCCGGAAGAGTTCCTCGACGAAGCGAGCGAATTCCTCCGCTGA
- a CDS encoding REP-associated tyrosine transposase, whose product MQGHRKQLRRFHEPGDVHELTFSNYRQLELLTRDDWRQMLCQSIDRAIANHKYRLVAFVLMTNHVHLLVFPTEVRPGELPDLDVLLSAIKRPFSYRVKQMLIAEKSPLLHELTVLERPGKPAFRFWQEGAGYDRNLRTEKSLLGSIDYIHANPVRAGLVARPGEWKWSSARWYESDKRIVDPELPTIHGLPPEAFG is encoded by the coding sequence ATGCAGGGCCATCGCAAGCAGCTCAGGCGATTTCACGAGCCGGGCGACGTTCACGAGCTCACATTCTCGAACTATCGGCAACTCGAACTGCTGACACGCGACGACTGGCGCCAGATGCTCTGCCAGTCGATCGACCGGGCCATCGCGAACCATAAGTACCGGCTCGTCGCGTTCGTCCTGATGACGAACCATGTGCATCTGCTGGTCTTCCCCACCGAAGTCAGACCCGGTGAGCTTCCCGATCTGGACGTGCTCCTGTCGGCCATCAAGCGGCCGTTCTCCTACCGCGTGAAACAGATGTTGATCGCGGAGAAAAGTCCTCTGCTGCACGAGTTGACGGTCCTGGAACGACCGGGGAAACCGGCCTTCCGGTTTTGGCAGGAGGGGGCCGGTTACGATCGCAACCTGAGAACGGAGAAGAGCCTGCTGGGATCGATCGACTACATCCACGCAAACCCGGTCCGCGCCGGCCTCGTCGCCCGGCCTGGGGAATGGAAGTGGTCGAGTGCCCGGTGGTATGAGTCAGACAAGAGGATTGTCGACCCGGAACTGCCGACGATTCATGGCCTCCCACCGGAGGCGTTCGGGTAA
- a CDS encoding DoxX family protein, with product MPTKAQRITGWILTALVGLFLIGASGVPKFFDFPGKADIMSKLQIPLDLLTTLGVIEVAVAVLYLIPRTAFLGAILTTAYLGGAVWTHLRVNDTWFFPIIIGVLMWLGLALRRPAIFRLLFGQEPSATPSAGAAGT from the coding sequence ATGCCCACGAAAGCACAACGCATCACCGGATGGATCTTGACCGCACTGGTCGGCCTCTTCCTCATCGGAGCCAGCGGAGTTCCCAAGTTCTTCGACTTCCCTGGCAAGGCCGACATCATGTCGAAGCTGCAGATCCCGCTCGATCTCCTGACGACCCTGGGCGTCATCGAAGTCGCAGTCGCGGTGCTCTATCTGATTCCCCGCACGGCATTTCTCGGCGCGATTCTGACGACGGCCTACCTCGGCGGCGCCGTCTGGACCCACCTCCGCGTCAACGACACCTGGTTCTTTCCGATCATCATCGGCGTGCTGATGTGGCTGGGCCTGGCACTGCGCCGCCCGGCGATCTTCCGACTGCTCTTTGGCCAGGAACCCTCCGCAACCCCCTCCGCCGGCGCAGCCGGCACGTGA
- a CDS encoding LysE family translocator, producing MLGTHDLALFVASSWLLNITPGADTLYITTRSVTQGMKAGIVAALGISCGCCLHVAAAALGMSALLATSAMAFNIVKFAGAIYLIYIGVMFLMSGQRSRGARTPALASRLRKVFAQGFLTNILNPKVALFFLAFVPQFIEPMAANKPLAFLFLGSVFTINGTIWCLFLAWASSHARSLQLGSRTGMWLNRTIGGFFILLGIRLGLARQA from the coding sequence ATGCTCGGTACCCACGATCTCGCCCTGTTTGTCGCGTCCAGCTGGCTGCTCAACATCACGCCGGGGGCCGACACTCTGTACATCACCACCCGCAGCGTTACGCAGGGGATGAAAGCGGGGATCGTGGCGGCACTCGGCATCAGCTGCGGATGCTGCCTGCACGTGGCCGCGGCGGCGCTGGGCATGTCGGCCCTGCTGGCAACTTCGGCGATGGCGTTCAACATCGTGAAGTTCGCCGGGGCGATCTACCTGATCTACATCGGGGTGATGTTCCTGATGTCGGGCCAACGCTCCCGGGGGGCGAGGACGCCGGCCCTGGCGTCGCGTCTGCGGAAAGTCTTCGCCCAGGGGTTCCTGACGAACATCCTGAATCCGAAGGTCGCGCTGTTCTTCCTGGCGTTTGTGCCGCAGTTCATCGAGCCGATGGCGGCCAACAAGCCGCTGGCGTTCCTGTTCCTCGGATCGGTGTTCACGATCAACGGCACGATCTGGTGCCTGTTCCTGGCCTGGGCATCCTCTCATGCCCGCTCGCTGCAGCTTGGCAGCCGGACGGGAATGTGGCTGAACCGCACGATCGGCGGGTTCTTCATCCTGCTGGGAATTCGGCTGGGGCTGGCGCGACAGGCGTGA